Proteins encoded by one window of Maniola hyperantus chromosome 10, iAphHyp1.2, whole genome shotgun sequence:
- the LOC117985690 gene encoding chymotrypsin inhibitor Ani s 6-like — protein MVAKFFVVLVFAFLASTVSMTPVDDRKPFDCPKNEKYYKCELEVCYKKCDHLVNSPPCPQIAADCYKPSCECIDNYVRTTDGGPCIPEDKCSTTAGRAQEGF, from the exons ATGGTTGCCAAGTTCTTTGTTGTTCTCGTATTCGCATTTTTAGCGTCTACTGTCTCTATGACGCCGGTTGATGACCGAAAACCATTTG ACTGTCCTAAAAACGAAAAGTACTACAAATGCGAACTGGAAGTCTGCTACAAGAAATGTGATCACCTTGTGAATTCACCCCCGTGCCCTCAGATCGCTGCGGACTGTTACAAGCCATCGTGTGAATGTATTGACAACTACGTTAGGACTACTGATGGTGGACCTTGCATACCTGAGGATAAAtgca GTACAACTGCGGGGCGAGCCCAGGAGGGATTTTAA